GGAAGTGAAGAGCTTCCAGCAACTGAAGATAGTCCTGCTTATCAAGTGAATAATTCTTTAGAATAAGTTAATTCTTATTCTCTTTTTTTATTTTTTTTACAATCTTTTTTTACAAAATTTTATATTCAATTAATTTTATATTATATTTTATAATGTAATTGAGGTTATTTAATGAAAGAGCTTTATGTAGTTGCCGCTATTATAAAAAAAGACAATAAAATATTAGCTACCCAAAGAGGATACGGAGAATTTGAAGGTCTTTGGGAATTTCCTGGCGGCAAGATAGAAGAGGGTGAGACCAAGGAAGAAGCTTTAGTTCGTGAAATAAAGGAAGAATTAAATGCTGATATCCTAGTTGAAAAATTTGCCTTAGATCTAGAATGGCAATACCCTAATTTTTACCTTTACATGTCTTGCTTTGAATGTGTTTTAGAAAGCGATATTGAGCTATTGGAACACATGGAAGCTAGATGGCTATCTTTAGATGAGCTTGATTCAGTGGAATGGATTCAAGCTGACATTAAGGCCGTAAATTACATTAAAGAATCATTAACTTTCTAATTTTTTGGTGTGCAAATGAACAAAGATATAGATAAAATCATCTTGGAAGGGGCAGAGACTGCTTTTATCAATGGAGATTATGAGTCCTCTTCAGAATATAGGCCAAGACTATTGGTTAACAGTAAGGGCCATAAGGTCTTGAATTCAATTAAAGATGAATTAAACAACTGTGAAGAGTTCTATATTAGTGTTGCATTTATCACCATGGGAGGCCTTACTCCACTTTTACAAGATCTAAAGGAGCTTGAGAAAAAAGGAGTTAAAGGAAAAATTATCACTACTGACTATTTATTTTTTACAGAGCCTGAAGCTTTAAGAAAGCTCAATGATTTATCAAATCTTGAAATAAAATTGTATGAAACGGATGAGACTGATGGTTTTCATACTAAAGGATATATTTTTAAGAATAATGATATTTATAAGGCCATTGTAGGTAGTTCTAACCTTACTTTAAATGCTTTAACAATCAATAAGGAATGGAACATTGGATTTTCTTCCCTCTACGATGGAGAAATTTTAAAAAGTTTAATTGAAGAATTTGATGATCTATGGAAAAAATCTTCAAATATAGATGATATCATAGTGGAATATGAAAATATTTATAATTATAAAAAGAACTTTAGAGATTTCAATAGAGATTATAAGGAAATCAAAGAAGAGACAGAAGAAGAGTTAGCACCAAATTCCATGCAGAGAGACTTTTTGAAAGAACTTAGAACTCTAGTTTTAAATGGGCAAGACAGGGCTCTTCTTGTATCAGCTACTGGTACTGGAAAGACTTATGCAGCAGCATTTGCTGTAAAGGATTTTGCCCCAAGGAAATTCTTATTCATAGTTCACAGGGAACAGATTTTAAATCAGGCCATAAAATCATTTAAAAGAGTTTTCAATGGTGAAGATGATAAATTTGGCCTTCTTTCAGGTAATTCAAAGGAATATGAAAAGGATTATTTGTTCTCAACTGTACAAACCATGTCTAAGGATGATGTCTATACAAAATTTGATCAAGATGAATTTGATTTCATTGTCATAGATGAAGTTCATAAGGCGGGAGCTTTCAGTTATAAAAAGCTATTGAACTATTTTAAACCTCAATTCTGGCTTGGAATGACAGCTTCACCTGATAGAACAGATGGTGAGAACATTTATGAATTGTTTGATTATAATGTGCCCCTTGACATCAGGCTTCAGGATGCTTTGAAAGAGGATTTATTATGTCCTTTCCATTACTTTGGAATAAGTGATTTAACTGTAAACGGTGAAGTCTTGGATGATGAAAGTGATTTCAGATATTTGGTATCCAATGAACGTGTAAATTACTTACTTGAAAAGTCTGAATATTACGGCCATACTGGAGACAGGTGCAAAGCCCTTGTATTCTGCAGCACTAAAAGAGAAGCAAGAGAATTGGCGGATGCGTTTACACAAAGAGGCCATGATTCAGTATTTTTAAGCGGTGACAATAGTCAAGATGAAAGAGAAGAAGCT
The Methanobrevibacter ruminantium DNA segment above includes these coding regions:
- a CDS encoding (deoxy)nucleoside triphosphate pyrophosphohydrolase, whose protein sequence is MKELYVVAAIIKKDNKILATQRGYGEFEGLWEFPGGKIEEGETKEEALVREIKEELNADILVEKFALDLEWQYPNFYLYMSCFECVLESDIELLEHMEARWLSLDELDSVEWIQADIKAVNYIKESLTF